A genome region from Bradyrhizobium commune includes the following:
- a CDS encoding type II toxin-antitoxin system RelE family toxin codes for MPFDIILAPEAVEDLRRFKAHVRAAVRTALEAHLRHEPEKISRSRIKKLRGVRRPQYRLRVDDVRVFYDISGTTVEILAIVAKSEAESWLAQFGSPE; via the coding sequence ATGCCTTTCGATATCATCCTTGCTCCAGAAGCGGTGGAAGATCTCAGGCGCTTCAAGGCGCATGTTCGGGCAGCAGTTCGTACAGCGTTAGAAGCGCATTTGAGGCACGAGCCCGAGAAAATCAGCCGCAGCCGGATCAAGAAGTTGCGAGGAGTGCGTCGGCCTCAATACAGACTGCGCGTGGACGATGTCCGGGTGTTCTATGATATTTCCGGCACGACCGTCGAAATCCTGGCGATCGTTGCCAAATCGGAGGCCGAGTCATGGCTCGCACAGTTCGGAAGTCCGGAGTGA
- a CDS encoding type II toxin-antitoxin system Phd/YefM family antitoxin, producing the protein MKEVPLSEVKDDLSRYLREAETQEIVITRHGKPAGVLIGFESEEDWFEYRLERDPRFLQRIEQARNSLRAGRGVKLEDIDSE; encoded by the coding sequence GTGAAGGAGGTCCCCCTCTCCGAGGTGAAGGACGATCTGTCCCGCTACCTCCGTGAGGCTGAGACGCAGGAGATCGTCATCACGCGTCACGGCAAGCCGGCAGGCGTGCTGATTGGGTTCGAATCGGAGGAGGACTGGTTCGAATACCGCTTGGAGCGCGATCCTCGCTTCCTGCAACGCATTGAACAGGCGCGGAACAGCCTGCGCGCGGGACGTGGCGTGAAGCTCGAGGATATCGATTCCGAGTAG
- a CDS encoding VOC family protein, with protein sequence MNQHLSLVSLVVADYDKAIAFFTRALNFELCEDTPLGGGKRWVVVRPRGHSGSGLLLARADGPAQTARIGDQTGGRVFLFLETDDFERDHARMIAAGVRFVRPPRQEAYGVVAVFEDLCGNRSDLIQSVKRG encoded by the coding sequence ATGAATCAGCATCTGTCCCTCGTCAGTCTCGTGGTCGCGGACTACGACAAAGCGATCGCCTTCTTCACCCGCGCTCTGAATTTCGAGCTCTGCGAGGACACGCCGCTCGGCGGCGGCAAGCGCTGGGTGGTCGTGCGGCCGCGGGGCCATTCGGGCTCCGGCCTGCTGCTGGCGCGGGCGGACGGTCCGGCGCAGACGGCGCGCATTGGCGACCAGACCGGCGGGCGCGTCTTCCTGTTCCTGGAGACGGATGATTTCGAGCGCGATCATGCGCGCATGATCGCCGCCGGCGTCCGCTTCGTTCGGCCGCCGCGGCAGGAGGCCTATGGCGTCGTGGCGGTGTTCGAGGATCTCTGTGGCAACCGCTCGGACCTGATCCAATCCGTCAAGCGCGGTTGA
- a CDS encoding LLM class flavin-dependent oxidoreductase: protein MKKLGFLSFGHWTPSPQSQTRSAGDTLLQSIELAVAAEQLGLDGAYYRVHHFARQLASPFPLLAAVGARTSTIEIGTAVIDMRYENPLYMAEDAGSADLIAGGRLQLGISRGSPEQVIDGWRYFGYRPAEGESDADMGRRHAEVFLDILRGEGFAEPNPQPMFPNPPGLLRLEPHAAGLRERIWWGAGSNATAVWAAKHGMNLQSSTLKNDETGEAFHVQQAAQIRAYRAAWKEAGHSREPRVSVSRSIFALMDDRDRAYFGGERGGEDQIGFIDPRTRAIFGRSYAAEPDVLIEQLRQDEAIAEADTLLLTIPNQLGVAYCAHAIEAILTHVAPALGWR from the coding sequence ATGAAAAAACTCGGATTCCTGTCCTTCGGACATTGGACACCCTCGCCGCAATCGCAGACCCGCTCGGCTGGCGACACGCTGCTGCAGTCGATCGAGCTTGCGGTGGCGGCCGAGCAGCTCGGCCTCGACGGCGCCTATTACCGCGTCCACCATTTCGCGCGACAGCTGGCCTCGCCCTTTCCGCTGCTCGCCGCCGTCGGCGCCAGGACAAGCACGATCGAGATCGGCACGGCCGTGATCGACATGCGCTACGAGAACCCGCTCTACATGGCGGAGGACGCAGGGAGCGCCGATCTCATCGCCGGCGGGCGGCTCCAGCTCGGCATCAGCCGCGGCTCGCCCGAGCAGGTAATCGATGGCTGGCGCTATTTTGGTTATCGGCCGGCCGAGGGCGAGAGCGACGCCGACATGGGCCGCCGCCACGCGGAAGTGTTTCTCGACATCTTGCGCGGCGAGGGTTTTGCCGAGCCCAATCCGCAGCCGATGTTTCCGAATCCGCCGGGGCTGCTGCGCCTCGAACCGCATGCGGCAGGCCTGCGCGAACGGATCTGGTGGGGCGCCGGCTCGAACGCGACGGCGGTGTGGGCGGCAAAGCACGGCATGAATTTGCAGAGCTCGACGCTGAAGAACGACGAGACCGGCGAGGCTTTTCACGTACAGCAGGCGGCGCAAATCCGCGCTTATCGCGCGGCGTGGAAGGAAGCCGGCCACAGCCGCGAGCCGCGCGTCTCCGTCAGCCGCAGCATCTTCGCGCTGATGGACGATCGCGACCGCGCTTATTTCGGTGGCGAGCGCGGCGGCGAAGACCAGATCGGCTTCATCGACCCGCGCACGCGGGCGATCTTCGGCCGCTCCTATGCGGCAGAACCGGATGTGCTGATCGAACAGCTGCGGCAGGACGAGGCGATTGCCGAGGCGGACACGCTGCTGTTGACGATTCCGAACCAGCTTGGCGTCGCCTATTGCGCACATGCGATCGAGGCGATCCTGACACATGTGGCGCCGGCGCTGGGGTGGCGGTGA
- a CDS encoding antibiotic biosynthesis monooxygenase — MPVYNVVRFKVKPGEEAAFLDAHRDGKAKWPGLEHGVIVKTGEQTFCLIGTWSSQDAMVAARSAMIKTLDSFRSVLEDQGGGRGVTDAVSGAVVLEL; from the coding sequence ATGCCGGTTTACAACGTGGTCAGGTTCAAGGTGAAGCCGGGTGAGGAAGCCGCCTTCCTCGACGCGCATCGCGACGGCAAGGCCAAATGGCCGGGCCTGGAGCACGGCGTCATCGTCAAGACCGGCGAGCAGACCTTCTGCCTGATCGGCACATGGTCCAGTCAGGACGCGATGGTCGCGGCGCGATCCGCGATGATCAAGACCCTCGACAGTTTCAGGTCCGTGCTCGAGGACCAGGGCGGCGGACGTGGCGTCACGGATGCCGTGTCGGGGGCGGTCGTGCTCGAACTCTAG
- a CDS encoding TetR/AcrR family transcriptional regulator: MKKKVEMPAQAPLRAADRIRASASELFYREGIRAVGVDEVVDRAGVTKPSLYRSFASKDDLAAAYLRDYDLSFWENFERPGGKTYSNARDHVLAYIGQLAPRAVAKGYRGCGLSNAAVEYPSRDNPARQVAEAHKKVFRKRLRELAANMGARQPNVLGDALLLLIEGIYVTGQQSEDGPAQSALATAKLLIDASVKAG, translated from the coding sequence ATGAAGAAGAAAGTCGAGATGCCTGCGCAGGCGCCGCTCCGGGCCGCCGACCGGATCCGCGCCTCTGCCAGCGAACTGTTCTACCGCGAGGGCATCCGCGCCGTCGGCGTCGACGAGGTGGTGGACCGCGCCGGCGTGACAAAACCCAGCCTCTATCGCAGCTTCGCCTCGAAGGACGATCTCGCCGCGGCCTATTTGCGCGACTACGATCTGAGCTTCTGGGAAAATTTCGAGCGCCCCGGCGGCAAGACCTACAGCAATGCGCGCGACCATGTGCTCGCCTATATCGGCCAGCTCGCGCCGCGCGCGGTAGCGAAGGGCTATCGCGGCTGCGGCCTCAGCAACGCCGCGGTGGAATATCCCTCGCGCGACAATCCCGCGCGCCAGGTCGCCGAAGCGCACAAGAAGGTCTTCCGCAAGCGCCTGCGCGAGCTCGCAGCCAATATGGGCGCGCGGCAGCCGAACGTGCTCGGCGATGCGCTCCTGCTCCTGATCGAAGGCATCTACGTCACCGGCCAGCAATCGGAAGACGGCCCGGCGCAGTCGGCGCTCGCGACGGCGAAGCTGCTGATCGATGCGAGTGTGAAAGCGGGGTGA
- a CDS encoding winged helix-turn-helix domain-containing tetratricopeptide repeat protein — MATRYIIGPFRLDADAALLFRGEAPVAIGQRAVAVLRVLLERPGSPVSKDVLIKSAWAGLIVEESNLPVQIAALRRVFGDEPGGERWIETMPKYGYRFTGPVTPDNRTSTAAPPAPNEPPPLPAQPAVAVLPFQNMSDDPSQDYFADGVVEEIITTLSRFRSLFVIARNSSFTYKGRAVDIKQVGRELGVSFVLEGSVRRSTDRVRITAQLIDAATGAHLWADRFDGALADVFDLQDQIARQVVGSLVPKLEHSAIERAKRKPTESLGAYEYYLRGTAAIYRFTIREANIEALQMFRRAIELDPDFASAYGMAAYCYVKDRTNRWPTDDLARDIAETDRLARNAIRLGGDDALALATSAGALAYVVRDLDTGAACIDQALAVNPNMMWASYFAGFIKSWMGEPEAAVAHLAYAMRLSPVDPLMPLMQAAMAHAHFFAGRYGEASSWATTALRGTPKLLPALRIGAAADAFAGQLEPAQKSVARLLQINPGERVSNLEAIYGPYRRPDDAWRYGEGLRRAGLPE, encoded by the coding sequence ATGGCCACGCGTTACATCATTGGTCCGTTCCGTCTCGATGCCGATGCCGCGCTGCTGTTTCGCGGCGAGGCGCCGGTCGCGATCGGCCAGCGCGCGGTTGCCGTGCTGCGCGTGCTGCTGGAGCGGCCGGGAAGCCCGGTCTCCAAGGATGTGCTGATCAAATCCGCGTGGGCCGGCCTGATCGTCGAGGAGAGCAATCTTCCGGTTCAGATCGCGGCGCTGCGCCGGGTGTTCGGCGATGAGCCCGGCGGCGAGCGCTGGATCGAGACCATGCCGAAATACGGCTACCGGTTCACAGGTCCGGTGACGCCGGACAACCGGACCTCCACCGCCGCGCCGCCTGCACCGAACGAACCGCCACCGCTTCCGGCCCAGCCCGCCGTCGCGGTGCTGCCGTTCCAGAACATGAGCGACGACCCGAGCCAGGACTATTTCGCCGACGGCGTCGTCGAGGAGATCATCACGACGCTGTCGCGCTTCCGCTCGCTGTTCGTGATCGCGCGCAATTCCAGCTTCACCTACAAGGGCCGCGCCGTCGACATCAAGCAGGTCGGCCGCGAGCTCGGTGTCAGCTTCGTGCTCGAAGGCAGCGTGCGCCGCTCGACCGACCGCGTCCGCATCACGGCGCAGCTGATCGATGCCGCGACCGGCGCACATCTGTGGGCCGACCGGTTCGACGGCGCGCTCGCTGATGTCTTCGACCTCCAGGACCAGATCGCGCGGCAGGTGGTGGGATCGCTGGTGCCGAAGCTCGAGCATTCCGCGATCGAGCGCGCCAAGCGCAAGCCGACGGAGAGCCTCGGCGCCTACGAATATTATCTGCGCGGCACCGCTGCGATCTATCGCTTCACCATCCGCGAGGCCAATATCGAGGCCTTGCAGATGTTCCGCCGAGCGATCGAGCTCGATCCGGACTTCGCTTCCGCCTACGGCATGGCCGCCTATTGCTACGTCAAGGACCGGACCAACCGCTGGCCGACCGACGATCTCGCGCGCGACATCGCCGAGACCGACCGGCTCGCCCGCAACGCCATACGCCTCGGCGGTGACGACGCGCTGGCGCTGGCGACGAGCGCCGGCGCGCTCGCCTATGTCGTGCGCGATCTCGACACCGGTGCGGCGTGCATCGACCAGGCACTTGCCGTCAATCCCAACATGATGTGGGCGTCCTATTTCGCCGGCTTCATCAAGAGCTGGATGGGCGAGCCGGAGGCAGCAGTTGCGCATCTCGCCTATGCGATGCGGCTGAGCCCGGTCGATCCGCTGATGCCGCTGATGCAGGCGGCGATGGCGCATGCGCATTTCTTCGCAGGCCGTTATGGCGAGGCCTCATCCTGGGCAACAACAGCCTTGCGCGGCACGCCGAAACTGCTTCCGGCCTTGCGCATCGGCGCCGCGGCGGATGCGTTCGCCGGGCAACTGGAGCCGGCGCAAAAGTCGGTGGCCCGGCTGCTCCAGATCAATCCGGGCGAGCGCGTGTCGAACCTGGAGGCCATCTACGGCCCCTACCGGCGGCCCGACGATGCGTGGCGGTACGGCGAAGGGCTGCGAAGGGCGGGACTGCCGGAGTGA
- a CDS encoding helix-turn-helix domain-containing protein produces MTIPFEKLKARLLANPKVKAEYNTLAPEFEIAAELLRARLRAGFSQSELATRMGTSQSTIARLESGQTLPSTKTLLRYAEATGSKFRVRLSAA; encoded by the coding sequence ATGACAATCCCGTTTGAGAAGCTCAAGGCTCGCCTTCTAGCCAACCCAAAGGTCAAGGCCGAGTATAACACCCTCGCGCCAGAATTCGAGATCGCCGCCGAACTGCTCAGGGCTCGCTTGCGGGCAGGCTTCTCACAGTCCGAATTGGCGACCCGAATGGGCACCAGCCAGTCGACGATTGCCCGACTTGAAAGCGGTCAGACGCTGCCGAGCACCAAGACGCTTTTGCGCTATGCCGAGGCTACCGGCAGCAAGTTCCGTGTGCGCCTGTCGGCAGCCTGA
- a CDS encoding type II toxin-antitoxin system RelE/ParE family toxin codes for MVVRAFIKKTQKTPRAEIELALRRADEIT; via the coding sequence GTGGTCGTACGCGCGTTCATAAAGAAGACGCAAAAGACCCCACGAGCCGAGATCGAGCTCGCGTTACGGAGAGCCGATGAGATCACATGA
- a CDS encoding adenylate/guanylate cyclase domain-containing protein, with the protein MVQEKPIRFVRRLSAILAADVVKYSRLMNHDEETTHAKLTALLTDAVHPAIAEHGGRIVKNTGDGFLAEFPSAVEAVRAALQFQTRIHELTIDGAEDRRIAFRVGINVGDVIVEPHDIFGDGVNIAARLESIAEPGGICISSSAYDPVRGKIEAQFVDLGEQDLKNIVQPVRTYAVVRDQPGAATQAESSRPNLPPPPRLSIVVLPFANLSGDPEQDCFVDGVTESLTTDLSRIVGLFVIARNTAFTFKGRAVDRKQVGHDLKVRYILEGSVQRGGNRFRVNVQLVDAETGAYLWAERFDKLIAELFDMQDEIVSRLANTLGAQLIEVEARRAERSPRPNSMDLYFQGRALWNKGWWTPEFLAQAHVFFRRALELDPVNIEAMVGILCVEGVRGTSYVTDDWATHVSLGEAAAAKVLSLAPNHAFARFGLGVLLAATGRAAQGIAELERAISLDRNLAWAHAHIGKAKFWLGRAAETEAHVNEAFRLSPRDIYAFDWLMHIGFAKLQLTADAEAVSWFHRSIEANRSYPIAHFGLAAAYALHGSLNEARAAAKAGLALDPSFTIRRFRSTPVNDNPAWLAGAKRIVKGLHTAEVPEG; encoded by the coding sequence ATGGTGCAAGAGAAGCCAATCCGGTTCGTGCGTAGGTTGTCTGCGATATTGGCCGCTGACGTGGTCAAGTATTCGCGGCTCATGAACCATGACGAAGAGACGACGCATGCCAAGCTGACGGCGCTCCTGACGGACGCTGTCCACCCCGCAATCGCCGAACACGGCGGCCGCATTGTAAAAAACACCGGGGATGGGTTCTTGGCGGAGTTTCCCAGCGCAGTCGAAGCTGTCCGCGCTGCTTTACAGTTCCAGACCCGCATTCACGAACTTACAATCGATGGCGCGGAAGATCGGCGCATCGCCTTCCGTGTTGGCATCAATGTCGGCGACGTGATTGTTGAGCCGCATGATATCTTTGGCGATGGCGTCAACATCGCGGCACGGCTCGAGAGCATCGCAGAACCCGGGGGTATCTGTATCTCGTCTTCCGCCTACGATCCCGTCCGAGGCAAGATCGAGGCTCAGTTCGTCGATCTGGGCGAGCAGGACCTCAAGAACATCGTCCAGCCGGTCCGGACGTACGCAGTGGTCCGCGATCAACCTGGTGCAGCGACGCAGGCCGAGAGCTCCAGGCCCAACCTGCCACCGCCGCCTCGCCTCTCCATTGTCGTGCTGCCTTTCGCCAACCTCAGCGGCGATCCCGAGCAAGATTGCTTCGTCGATGGTGTGACCGAGAGCCTGACGACGGACTTGTCGCGCATCGTTGGATTGTTTGTGATCGCCCGCAATACGGCGTTCACTTTCAAAGGCAGGGCCGTGGACAGGAAGCAGGTCGGCCACGACCTCAAAGTCCGCTATATACTGGAAGGTTCCGTCCAGCGTGGCGGCAATCGATTTCGCGTCAACGTTCAGCTCGTGGACGCAGAAACCGGCGCATACCTATGGGCCGAACGTTTTGACAAGCTCATCGCCGAACTGTTCGATATGCAAGACGAAATCGTATCGCGGCTTGCCAACACACTGGGTGCGCAGCTCATCGAGGTTGAGGCCCGACGAGCGGAGCGTTCGCCGCGCCCCAATTCAATGGATTTGTATTTTCAAGGCAGAGCGCTGTGGAATAAGGGGTGGTGGACGCCCGAATTCCTCGCACAAGCCCACGTTTTTTTTCGACGGGCGTTAGAGCTTGATCCCGTAAATATCGAGGCGATGGTCGGTATCCTGTGCGTCGAAGGAGTACGAGGAACATCCTACGTGACCGACGACTGGGCCACGCACGTTTCGTTGGGCGAGGCGGCAGCGGCGAAGGTGCTGTCCCTCGCTCCGAACCATGCCTTTGCCCGCTTCGGCTTGGGCGTCTTGCTCGCGGCAACGGGCCGCGCGGCTCAAGGCATAGCCGAGCTCGAACGAGCGATATCCTTGGATCGTAATTTGGCTTGGGCGCACGCGCATATCGGCAAGGCCAAGTTTTGGTTGGGTCGCGCAGCAGAGACTGAGGCTCACGTCAACGAAGCGTTTCGCCTCTCTCCTCGCGATATTTATGCCTTCGACTGGCTGATGCACATCGGCTTCGCCAAGTTGCAGCTCACGGCGGACGCTGAAGCAGTCAGCTGGTTCCACCGCAGCATCGAGGCTAACCGAAGCTATCCAATAGCGCATTTCGGGCTAGCCGCTGCATACGCGCTGCACGGCTCGCTGAATGAGGCGAGGGCCGCTGCCAAGGCTGGGCTTGCGCTCGATCCAAGCTTCACCATTCGTCGCTTCAGGAGCACCCCGGTAAACGACAATCCAGCGTGGCTCGCGGGCGCCAAGCGCATCGTAAAAGGGTTACACACGGCCGAGGTACCAGAGGGGTGA
- a CDS encoding MFS transporter, with product MPPSSVQPASVQSSPVSRRPFGPKYAFVVVAVIFLALLASAGLRATPGVLMLPLQKAFGWDVSVISSSAAVGIFLYGLAGPFAAAVMQRVGIRRTVLGALALMSVSTAMSYFMTAPWQLFMSWGLLSGIGSGAVANVLGATIVNRWFTTNRGLVMGLLTASTATGTLIFMPGLASLVEYGGWKPVVLTVAACCAALIPLVYFLVPERPASIGLRSYGSTQDDQPAAPAQGNPFVAAIGNLVRAAKTQTFWFLFATFFICGFTTNGLVGTHLIAFCGDHGIFEVQAASLLALMGFFDLFGTTLSGWLTDRFDPRKLLFFYYGLRGLSLIYLPYSDFSFVSLSVFAVFYGLDWIATVPPTVRIANEAFGDKNAPLIFGWVVAGHQLGAACAAFFAGFMRSSQGDYLQAFMIAGATGIVAAMLSLMIGRRPTQPALAAA from the coding sequence ATGCCCCCTTCCTCGGTTCAACCTGCCTCCGTTCAATCCTCCCCCGTCTCCCGGCGGCCGTTCGGCCCAAAATACGCTTTCGTGGTCGTTGCCGTGATCTTTCTGGCACTGCTCGCCTCGGCGGGACTGCGCGCGACGCCGGGCGTGCTGATGCTGCCCTTGCAAAAGGCGTTCGGCTGGGACGTCAGCGTGATCTCCTCGTCGGCCGCCGTCGGCATCTTCCTCTATGGCCTCGCGGGCCCGTTCGCCGCGGCCGTGATGCAGCGCGTCGGCATCCGCCGCACGGTGCTGGGCGCGCTGGCGCTGATGTCGGTCTCGACGGCTATGAGCTATTTCATGACCGCGCCGTGGCAATTGTTCATGAGCTGGGGGCTGCTCTCCGGCATCGGCTCGGGCGCGGTCGCCAACGTGCTCGGCGCCACCATCGTCAACCGCTGGTTCACCACCAATCGCGGCCTGGTCATGGGACTTTTGACCGCGAGCACCGCCACCGGCACGCTGATCTTCATGCCGGGCCTGGCATCGCTGGTCGAATATGGCGGCTGGAAGCCGGTGGTGCTGACGGTTGCCGCATGTTGCGCGGCGCTGATCCCGCTGGTGTATTTTCTGGTGCCGGAGCGGCCGGCCTCGATCGGCCTGCGCTCCTATGGCAGCACGCAAGACGATCAGCCCGCGGCGCCTGCGCAGGGCAATCCGTTCGTCGCCGCGATCGGCAACCTGGTCCGCGCGGCGAAGACGCAGACCTTCTGGTTCCTGTTCGCGACCTTCTTCATCTGCGGCTTCACCACCAACGGCCTGGTCGGCACCCATCTGATCGCGTTCTGCGGCGACCATGGGATCTTCGAGGTGCAGGCCGCAAGCCTGCTGGCACTGATGGGCTTCTTCGACCTGTTCGGCACCACGCTGTCGGGCTGGCTCACCGACCGCTTCGATCCGCGCAAGCTCCTGTTCTTCTATTACGGCCTGCGCGGGCTGTCGCTGATCTATCTGCCCTATTCGGACTTCTCGTTCGTCAGCCTGTCGGTGTTCGCGGTGTTCTACGGCCTCGACTGGATCGCCACCGTGCCGCCGACCGTGCGCATCGCCAACGAGGCGTTCGGCGACAAGAACGCGCCGCTGATCTTCGGCTGGGTGGTCGCCGGCCATCAGCTCGGTGCTGCCTGCGCCGCCTTCTTCGCCGGCTTCATGCGCTCGTCGCAGGGCGATTATCTGCAAGCCTTCATGATCGCCGGCGCAACCGGCATCGTCGCAGCCATGCTGTCGCTGATGATCGGCCGGCGGCCGACGCAGCCGGCGCTGGCTGCGGCCTGA
- a CDS encoding aminotransferase class V-fold PLP-dependent enzyme, which produces MHLTETISSNRRSILRGLAAAAVTSLTAPALAAESLPAQPTGTAAAIATDKAYWAAVKGLYAVTPDVVNFENGYWGIMPEPVRREFIRQSDMINYQNTFYARQRAGADFEAVRAKVAEAVGAAPDEIALTRGATEALQLLIGGYNRLKPGDGVLYADLDYDSMQYAMNALKARRGVDVVKFDIPEPATRQAVLDAYARAIEANPKTRLLLLTHVSHRTGFVMPIAEIARMAKARGIDTIVDAAHSWGQIDFRVGDLEADFVGFNLHKWIGAPIGVGFLYIRKDRLADIDRDLGDEDFAETDIRSRVHTGTVNFATVLTVPMAVALHQQIGAAAKQARLRYLRDYWVSRARGFRDLEILTPDEVGSYGAITSFRLAGKTSKADNEAIVVKLRDSHKVMTVRRAGVAKGQCIRVTPALFTDEADLDRLVEALAVVTGTKTG; this is translated from the coding sequence ATGCATCTGACTGAGACAATTTCGTCCAACCGCCGGTCGATCCTGAGGGGCCTCGCGGCCGCAGCCGTCACTTCGCTCACGGCACCGGCCTTGGCAGCGGAGAGCCTGCCGGCGCAGCCGACCGGAACGGCCGCCGCAATCGCCACCGACAAGGCCTATTGGGCAGCCGTGAAGGGGCTCTATGCCGTGACGCCCGATGTCGTCAATTTCGAGAACGGCTATTGGGGCATCATGCCTGAGCCGGTGAGGCGCGAGTTCATCCGCCAGTCCGACATGATCAATTATCAGAACACGTTCTACGCGCGGCAGCGCGCGGGCGCCGACTTCGAGGCCGTGCGCGCCAAAGTGGCGGAGGCGGTCGGTGCTGCGCCCGACGAGATCGCGCTCACCCGCGGCGCGACCGAAGCGCTGCAACTCCTCATCGGCGGCTACAACAGGCTGAAGCCTGGCGACGGCGTGCTCTATGCCGACCTCGACTATGACTCGATGCAATATGCGATGAACGCGCTCAAGGCGCGCCGCGGCGTCGACGTGGTCAAGTTCGACATACCGGAGCCTGCCACCCGCCAGGCGGTGCTCGATGCCTATGCGCGCGCGATCGAGGCGAACCCGAAGACGAGACTTCTCCTGCTGACCCATGTCAGCCATCGCACTGGCTTCGTCATGCCGATCGCCGAGATCGCCCGCATGGCGAAGGCCCGGGGCATCGACACCATCGTCGATGCGGCGCATTCCTGGGGACAGATCGATTTTCGCGTGGGTGACCTCGAGGCCGATTTCGTCGGCTTCAATCTGCACAAATGGATCGGCGCGCCGATCGGGGTGGGCTTCCTCTACATCAGGAAGGACCGCCTCGCCGACATCGATCGCGATCTGGGCGACGAGGATTTTGCGGAGACCGATATCCGCTCGCGGGTTCATACCGGCACGGTCAATTTTGCAACGGTGCTGACGGTGCCGATGGCCGTGGCGCTGCATCAGCAGATTGGCGCTGCGGCAAAGCAGGCCCGCCTCCGCTATTTGCGCGACTACTGGGTGAGCCGCGCCCGCGGCTTCAGGGATCTCGAGATCCTGACGCCGGATGAGGTCGGCTCCTATGGCGCGATCACGTCCTTCCGTCTCGCCGGCAAGACCAGCAAGGCCGACAACGAGGCGATCGTGGTGAAGCTCCGGGACAGTCACAAGGTCATGACGGTGCGCCGCGCCGGTGTCGCCAAGGGCCAATGCATCCGTGTGACCCCGGCACTCTTTACCGACGAGGCCGATCTCGACCGCCTCGTCGAGGCGCTGGCCGTCGTCACTGGGACGAAGACGGGATGA